From one Sulfurimonas sp. HSL-3221 genomic stretch:
- a CDS encoding vWA domain-containing protein has translation MFEGVFFEFPKVISFLFIFLACEALCRLRHQGFYFPHLAAFAAVTLKPSFWLWLLKWASVILLLVALMSPVKERVYQPVSTPGYAISLVVDASASMRNGDFDPDDRTRSRFEAVQEILQAFAAQRSSDSVGLVVFGTHTFTAAPPTTDMGMLSQIIGQLYVGIAGKYTALYEAMARGIVSLHGAKSAEKIVVVLTDGRNTPGAPVGSDVALGLAAKEGVRLYAVVIGEDPAPQESILETLTAQSGGAYFTASDSASLADVYAQIDTLEKSPQRPPVLIVNEYYYIYPLFAGFLTLLLYIYLRNRRVA, from the coding sequence ATGTTTGAAGGGGTCTTTTTCGAATTCCCGAAAGTCATCTCCTTCCTCTTCATTTTTCTGGCCTGCGAGGCGCTATGCCGACTACGCCATCAGGGCTTCTACTTTCCGCATCTCGCCGCCTTCGCCGCGGTCACACTCAAACCCTCTTTCTGGCTCTGGCTGCTCAAATGGGCTTCAGTGATCCTGCTGCTTGTCGCATTGATGTCGCCGGTGAAAGAGCGGGTCTACCAACCCGTCAGTACCCCGGGGTACGCGATCAGCCTGGTGGTGGATGCCAGCGCCTCCATGCGCAACGGTGACTTTGACCCGGATGACCGCACCCGCAGCCGGTTCGAGGCGGTCCAGGAGATCCTGCAGGCCTTTGCGGCGCAGCGCAGCAGCGACAGCGTCGGCCTCGTCGTCTTCGGCACCCATACCTTTACGGCCGCGCCGCCCACGACCGACATGGGGATGCTTTCGCAGATCATCGGGCAGCTCTACGTCGGCATTGCCGGCAAATACACGGCGCTCTACGAGGCGATGGCCCGGGGGATCGTCTCGCTGCACGGTGCGAAGAGCGCCGAAAAGATCGTCGTGGTTCTGACCGACGGCCGGAACACGCCCGGCGCTCCGGTGGGCAGCGACGTTGCCCTTGGGCTGGCGGCCAAAGAGGGGGTGCGCCTCTATGCCGTCGTTATCGGGGAAGACCCCGCCCCGCAGGAGTCGATTCTTGAGACGCTCACGGCGCAGAGCGGCGGCGCGTATTTCACGGCAAGCGATAGTGCATCCCTTGCCGATGTCTACGCGCAGATCGATACCTTGGAGAAGTCGCCCCAGCGTCCGCCGGTGCTGATCGTCAATGAGTATTACTACATCTACCCGCTCTTTGCCGGCTTTTTGACGCTGCTGCTCTATATCTATCTGCGCAACCGGAGGGTGGCATGA
- a CDS encoding DUF58 domain-containing protein, with protein MGTVQRILVKARRQVFSELIGNNPSIFHGEGYDFIELREYMPGDDIRHIDWNITAKMRTPYIKIFREERELSVVVAMMLGGSVHFGQHRFKQEVMAEIAATVGYAVQYNSDALGYMLFADRLYEEGRPTKNRYAVSELTQKVDAFEAVGKKSDYDAMAKTLYQRIRRRSLLLVVGDFFELPQLRLLAKKHEVVCIIVRDRLEEHPPPFGFASLRDPESGMLLEGDFNARTVRNYEAKVREHDHALYEQLRKDGIRFTKVYTDDHIGVKLRRLFEG; from the coding sequence ATGGGAACGGTTCAGCGCATCCTCGTCAAGGCCCGGCGCCAGGTCTTCAGCGAACTCATCGGCAACAACCCTTCCATCTTCCATGGGGAGGGGTACGACTTTATTGAGCTGCGCGAGTACATGCCCGGCGACGATATCCGCCATATCGACTGGAATATCACGGCGAAGATGCGCACCCCCTATATCAAGATCTTTCGCGAAGAGCGGGAGCTCAGCGTCGTTGTCGCGATGATGCTCGGCGGCAGCGTCCATTTCGGTCAGCACCGTTTCAAGCAGGAGGTGATGGCCGAGATCGCCGCGACGGTGGGTTACGCCGTGCAGTACAACAGCGACGCGCTGGGCTATATGCTCTTTGCGGACCGTCTTTACGAGGAAGGGCGCCCGACGAAGAACCGCTACGCCGTCTCCGAGCTGACGCAGAAGGTTGATGCTTTCGAGGCGGTCGGGAAGAAGAGCGATTACGACGCGATGGCCAAGACGCTCTACCAGCGCATCCGCCGCCGTTCGCTGCTCCTCGTCGTCGGGGATTTCTTCGAACTTCCCCAGCTGCGGCTGCTGGCAAAGAAGCACGAGGTCGTCTGTATCATCGTCCGCGACCGTCTCGAAGAGCATCCGCCGCCGTTCGGTTTCGCGTCGCTACGCGACCCCGAGAGCGGGATGCTGCTCGAAGGCGATTTCAACGCCCGGACCGTCCGCAATTATGAAGCGAAGGTCCGCGAGCATGATCATGCCCTCTACGAGCAGCTTCGCAAAGACGGCATCCGGTTTACGAAGGTCTACACGGATGATCATATCGGCGTCAAACTCCGGCGTCTGTTCGAGGGGTGA
- a CDS encoding AAA family ATPase, with amino-acid sequence MYSKIEAIKSEVAKVVVGQEKMIDGLLIGLLCEGHILIEGIPGLAKTTTVKALSQSLGLQFKRVQFTPDLLPSDILGAEIYDPQHNAFKIKHGPVFTNLLLADEINRAPAKVQSALLEVMQERQVTIGEESFKLAPPFFVMATQNPVEQEGVYQLPEAQLDRFMLKLKVGYNTKEEELEIARRIAAGVSETINAVISHEDLEALKAEVKQVHIDEEVERYMIELVTATREPKAYGLDDLEDQLQFGASPRVSIDMFKAVKAMAYLRGKDYASPVDVAFIIKELMRHRIVLSYEAEADGVTADEIIDRVIEAVPLP; translated from the coding sequence ATGTACTCCAAAATCGAAGCGATCAAGTCCGAGGTGGCCAAAGTCGTCGTCGGTCAGGAAAAGATGATCGACGGGCTGCTTATCGGCCTGCTTTGCGAAGGCCACATTCTTATCGAGGGGATCCCCGGGCTGGCGAAGACGACGACGGTGAAGGCGCTGTCGCAGAGTCTGGGGCTGCAGTTCAAGCGGGTCCAGTTCACCCCGGACCTCCTCCCCTCGGACATTCTCGGCGCCGAGATCTACGACCCGCAGCATAACGCGTTCAAGATCAAGCACGGGCCTGTGTTCACAAACCTGCTGCTGGCCGACGAGATCAACCGCGCCCCGGCGAAGGTGCAGTCGGCCCTGCTGGAAGTGATGCAGGAGCGTCAGGTGACAATAGGCGAGGAGAGCTTCAAGCTCGCACCCCCCTTCTTTGTTATGGCGACGCAGAACCCCGTGGAGCAGGAGGGGGTCTACCAGCTTCCCGAGGCGCAGCTCGACCGTTTCATGCTCAAGCTCAAAGTCGGCTACAACACGAAAGAGGAGGAGCTCGAGATCGCCCGCCGCATTGCTGCGGGCGTTTCCGAGACGATTAACGCCGTCATCTCCCATGAAGACCTGGAGGCTCTCAAAGCGGAGGTCAAACAGGTCCACATTGATGAAGAGGTGGAACGCTACATGATCGAGCTGGTCACTGCGACCCGCGAGCCCAAGGCGTACGGGCTCGATGACCTGGAAGATCAGTTGCAGTTCGGTGCGAGCCCCCGGGTGAGCATCGACATGTTCAAGGCCGTCAAGGCCATGGCCTACCTACGCGGCAAGGATTACGCCAGCCCTGTTGACGTTGCTTTCATTATCAAAGAGCTGATGCGCCACCGTATCGTGCTCAGTTACGAGGCCGAAGCGGACGGCGTCACGGCGGACGAAATCATCGACCGTGTGATTGAAGCGGTCCCGCTGCCGTAG
- a CDS encoding rhodanese-like domain-containing protein: MKKLILFCLIVSGLLHAEVINAPASQALLAKQIPIVDIRTPGEWKETGLVKGSIPIMFFDEKGSYNVDRFMLQLKAKVDTTKPFALICRTGSRTSMLAPFLAQTYGYTVYNLQGGIMTAYRAGLPIVPYQ, translated from the coding sequence ATGAAAAAACTGATTCTTTTTTGCCTCATCGTTTCCGGGCTCCTGCATGCCGAGGTCATCAACGCACCGGCAAGCCAGGCCCTTCTCGCCAAGCAGATCCCCATTGTCGATATCCGGACCCCCGGCGAATGGAAAGAGACCGGCCTGGTCAAAGGGAGCATCCCCATCATGTTCTTCGACGAGAAAGGGAGCTATAACGTCGACCGCTTCATGCTTCAGCTCAAAGCCAAGGTCGATACGACAAAACCCTTCGCCCTGATCTGCCGCACCGGTAGCCGCACGTCGATGCTCGCCCCCTTCCTGGCGCAGACCTACGGCTATACCGTCTACAACCTGCAAGGGGGCATCATGACCGCCTACCGCGCGGGGCTTCCCATCGTCCCCTATCAGTGA
- a CDS encoding translation initiation factor, with the protein MSRGKKLDLFIGGDLGSGWSEVQEREAETPQELLAPEKHFLVFKREKRRGKTVTLVGPFALEKGDAEALLKRLKKKLGSGGGYKTPWMEFQGECSDKLRTLLEAEAFRFKK; encoded by the coding sequence ATGAGCCGCGGTAAGAAGCTCGATCTCTTTATCGGCGGAGACCTTGGAAGCGGCTGGTCGGAAGTGCAAGAGCGTGAGGCGGAAACGCCGCAAGAGCTGCTTGCACCCGAAAAACACTTTCTCGTCTTCAAGCGCGAAAAGCGGCGGGGAAAAACCGTGACTCTGGTTGGCCCCTTTGCCCTGGAGAAAGGCGATGCGGAGGCACTGCTGAAGCGGCTGAAGAAAAAGCTGGGCTCCGGCGGCGGCTACAAGACGCCGTGGATGGAGTTCCAGGGCGAATGCAGCGACAAGCTGCGCACCCTCCTCGAAGCCGAAGCCTTCCGCTTCAAAAAATAG
- a CDS encoding DUF1653 domain-containing protein: protein MLKPGRYQHYKGNHYEVIGVAKHSETEEELVVYRALYGEHGLWVRPLSMFTECIPHEGVCIKRFEYIGEAHEPR from the coding sequence GTGCTTAAACCGGGCCGCTACCAGCACTACAAGGGGAACCACTACGAAGTGATCGGCGTAGCTAAACACTCCGAGACGGAGGAGGAGCTTGTTGTCTACCGTGCCCTCTACGGCGAACACGGGCTCTGGGTCCGTCCGCTTTCCATGTTTACCGAATGCATCCCCCACGAAGGCGTCTGCATCAAACGGTTTGAATATATCGGAGAAGCCCATGAGCCGCGGTAA
- a CDS encoding DUF5718 family protein codes for MENFNAYAGFGIAGNFALHLEQAGEIEDFKNLEVADENGPKGIFPFYMPGRDGQIGVYPLSSGTIKLPEDAALNVQAEPEVALECRLRYEDGKVASITPERFAPYNDCSIRRPGANKISEKKNWGAMSKGLGAEMTPIDTFAEGGVMDSWHIASFLRRGSELHRYGEDAALTGYSYFHDKLTDWIVNQLNTQTDTGPLEPVLSYLSAAGYPEKMIISIGATRYTAYGETTFLQAGDEVIVVLYDTHCCDADTVMESIDAGAYKANGMRVLSQKVVGA; via the coding sequence ATGGAAAACTTTAACGCCTACGCCGGGTTCGGCATCGCCGGAAACTTCGCCCTGCACCTGGAACAGGCCGGTGAAATAGAGGATTTCAAAAACCTCGAGGTCGCCGATGAAAACGGTCCCAAAGGGATCTTCCCTTTCTACATGCCGGGCCGCGACGGGCAGATCGGCGTCTACCCCCTCTCCTCCGGCACCATCAAACTGCCCGAAGACGCCGCGCTGAATGTCCAGGCGGAACCGGAAGTGGCACTGGAGTGCCGTCTGCGCTATGAAGATGGAAAGGTCGCTTCGATCACACCGGAGCGCTTCGCCCCCTACAACGACTGCTCTATCCGCCGCCCAGGGGCCAACAAGATCTCCGAAAAGAAGAACTGGGGTGCGATGAGCAAGGGACTCGGAGCGGAGATGACGCCCATTGACACCTTTGCCGAAGGCGGCGTGATGGACAGCTGGCACATCGCCTCCTTCCTGCGCCGCGGCAGCGAGCTGCACCGCTACGGCGAAGATGCCGCGCTCACAGGCTACAGCTATTTTCACGACAAGCTTACGGATTGGATCGTCAACCAGCTCAATACACAAACGGATACCGGCCCGCTGGAGCCGGTGCTCTCCTATCTTTCAGCGGCGGGGTACCCCGAGAAGATGATCATCAGCATCGGCGCGACGCGCTACACGGCTTACGGTGAGACGACTTTCCTGCAGGCGGGCGATGAGGTGATCGTCGTACTCTACGATACGCACTGCTGCGACGCCGACACCGTGATGGAGAGCATCGACGCGGGCGCTTACAAGGCGAACGGGATGCGTGTCCTCTCCCAGAAGGTCGTCGGTGCTTAA
- a CDS encoding ABC-F family ATP-binding cassette domain-containing protein, whose translation MVQVTNLTKRFGSRVLFEGINLKLDPHKRYGLIGANGAGKTTFLKILSGQDKEFEGEISIESGLKVGVLGQNQFAFEDFTIADAVLYGNKRLYDAIKEKEELYTNGDFEDDAVNNRLAELEVISVEEDPTYEYDVNITKILENVGIPAENHHDLMSSLPSGDKFKVLLAQVLFPKPDVLFLDEPTNNLDIETISWLENELQRHEGTMVVISHDRHFLNAVVTNILDVDFQKIREFTGTYDDWYIAANVMAKQMEMERDKKLKEKEQLEAFVRRFSANASKAKQATSRQKQLEKLEIEDIKPSSRRDPSIVFKAKRQMGDEALDVLNVSHDYGEGPVLNNISLHIEPGEKIALIGPNGVGKTTLCQIIMEELKPKEGEVKWGATIEPGYFPQDTTDRIKSNDTLYDWLRAFDPKADISEIRNCLGRMLFNGEQQEKAATNISGGEKHRMMLSKLMLEGPNFLVMDEPTNHLDLEAIVALGEALFEFDGNVICVSHDRELLDAFASRIIELNPDGTYNDFKGSYEEYVEAKENGKL comes from the coding sequence ATGGTACAAGTAACAAACCTGACAAAACGCTTCGGCAGCCGCGTGCTGTTCGAAGGCATCAACCTCAAACTCGACCCGCATAAACGCTACGGCCTGATCGGGGCCAACGGCGCGGGCAAAACGACCTTTCTCAAGATCCTCAGCGGCCAGGACAAAGAGTTTGAGGGCGAGATCTCCATCGAATCGGGACTGAAAGTCGGTGTCCTCGGACAGAACCAGTTCGCTTTCGAAGATTTCACCATCGCAGACGCGGTGCTTTACGGCAACAAGCGTCTCTATGATGCCATCAAAGAGAAAGAGGAGCTCTACACCAACGGCGATTTCGAAGACGACGCCGTCAACAACCGCCTGGCGGAGCTGGAAGTGATCAGTGTCGAGGAAGACCCAACGTACGAGTATGATGTCAACATCACGAAGATCCTCGAGAACGTCGGCATCCCGGCAGAAAATCATCACGACCTGATGTCCTCGCTGCCGAGCGGCGACAAGTTCAAGGTCCTGCTGGCCCAGGTCCTCTTCCCGAAACCGGACGTCCTCTTCCTCGACGAACCGACCAACAACCTCGATATCGAAACGATCAGCTGGCTCGAGAACGAACTGCAGCGCCACGAGGGAACGATGGTCGTCATCTCCCACGACCGCCACTTCCTCAACGCCGTCGTCACGAACATCCTCGACGTCGACTTCCAGAAGATCCGCGAATTTACCGGTACCTACGACGACTGGTACATCGCCGCAAACGTTATGGCGAAGCAGATGGAGATGGAGCGCGATAAGAAGCTGAAAGAAAAAGAGCAGCTCGAAGCCTTCGTCCGCCGCTTCTCCGCCAACGCCTCCAAAGCGAAGCAGGCGACGTCCCGCCAGAAGCAGCTTGAAAAGCTGGAGATCGAGGATATCAAGCCTTCCTCCCGCCGCGATCCGAGCATCGTCTTCAAAGCCAAGCGCCAGATGGGCGACGAAGCCCTGGACGTCCTTAATGTAAGCCACGACTACGGCGAGGGCCCGGTCCTGAACAACATCAGCCTCCATATCGAGCCAGGCGAGAAGATCGCGCTGATCGGCCCCAACGGTGTCGGTAAAACGACGCTCTGCCAGATTATCATGGAAGAGCTCAAGCCCAAAGAGGGGGAGGTGAAGTGGGGCGCGACCATCGAGCCGGGCTACTTCCCGCAGGATACGACCGACCGCATCAAGAGCAACGACACCCTCTATGACTGGCTGCGCGCTTTCGACCCGAAGGCGGACATCTCCGAGATCCGGAACTGTCTGGGGCGCATGCTTTTCAACGGCGAGCAGCAGGAGAAAGCGGCGACGAACATCTCTGGGGGTGAGAAGCACCGGATGATGCTGAGCAAACTGATGCTTGAAGGTCCGAACTTTCTTGTCATGGACGAACCGACCAACCACCTCGACCTCGAGGCGATCGTCGCGCTGGGCGAAGCGCTGTTCGAGTTTGACGGCAACGTCATCTGTGTCTCCCACGACCGCGAACTCCTCGATGCCTTCGCGTCGCGCATCATCGAGCTCAACCCTGACGGCACCTACAACGACTTCAAAGGCAGCTACGAAGAGTACGTTGAGGCGAAAGAGAATGGAAAACTTTAA
- a CDS encoding YchJ family protein translates to MQCYCGSGKTFEACCAPLIDGIATAPGAEALMRSRYSAYVVGAGEYLVATTVPEKQVPEDAELIRQHAEATRWLGLEVLDAKEADSAATVSFKAYYREGDGPIRVHHEKSTFRRMDGRWYYDEGTLYEASVGRNDPCPCGSGKKFKKCCMV, encoded by the coding sequence ATGCAGTGTTATTGCGGCAGCGGAAAAACGTTTGAAGCGTGCTGTGCGCCGCTGATAGACGGCATTGCGACGGCACCGGGGGCGGAAGCGCTGATGCGCTCCCGCTACAGTGCCTACGTCGTGGGAGCGGGGGAGTACCTTGTAGCGACGACCGTTCCTGAGAAGCAGGTTCCCGAGGATGCTGAACTGATCCGGCAGCATGCGGAGGCGACGAGGTGGCTTGGACTGGAAGTGCTCGATGCAAAAGAAGCCGACAGTGCGGCAACGGTGAGCTTCAAAGCCTACTACCGCGAAGGTGACGGTCCCATCAGGGTCCACCACGAAAAGAGCACCTTCCGCCGCATGGACGGCCGCTGGTACTATGACGAAGGCACCCTCTATGAAGCCTCCGTCGGGCGGAACGATCCCTGCCCCTGCGGCAGCGGAAAAAAATTCAAAAAGTGCTGTATGGTATAA
- a CDS encoding RNA-binding S4 domain-containing protein translates to MTYKIEDEYIELYKLIKLLDLVDSGGQAKQLIQNELVYRNGEVETRKRAKIRPGETIHIGEVTIKTV, encoded by the coding sequence ATGACTTACAAGATCGAAGACGAGTACATTGAACTCTATAAACTCATTAAACTGCTCGACCTCGTCGACAGCGGCGGGCAGGCCAAACAACTGATTCAAAACGAGCTGGTCTACCGCAACGGCGAGGTCGAAACCCGCAAACGGGCGAAGATCCGCCCCGGCGAAACCATCCATATCGGCGAAGTGACCATTAAGACCGTCTGA
- a CDS encoding DUF3862 domain-containing protein yields MILAALIVLVSGCSKVTKENYDKIESGMSYDEVVKLIGKPKGCSETLGISSCQWKSDGAVIDIKFISDQVTFTSAKGLK; encoded by the coding sequence ATGATCCTCGCTGCCCTTATCGTTCTCGTCAGCGGCTGCAGCAAAGTCACCAAAGAGAACTACGACAAAATCGAGTCCGGCATGAGCTACGACGAAGTCGTCAAACTGATCGGCAAACCCAAGGGGTGTTCGGAGACCCTCGGCATCAGCAGTTGCCAGTGGAAAAGCGACGGTGCCGTGATCGATATCAAGTTTATCTCCGACCAGGTGACGTTCACCTCGGCCAAAGGGCTGAAGTAA
- the groL gene encoding chaperonin GroEL (60 kDa chaperone family; promotes refolding of misfolded polypeptides especially under stressful conditions; forms two stacked rings of heptamers to form a barrel-shaped 14mer; ends can be capped by GroES; misfolded proteins enter the barrel where they are refolded when GroES binds) has product MAKEIHFSDEARNTLAAGVQKLTDAVKVTMGPRGRNVLIQKSFGSPNITKDGVSVAREIELKDPLEDMGAQLVKQVASNTADEAGDGTTTATVLANAIFQEGLRNITAGANPVEVKRGMDKATEAILAELKAISKSIKDKTEIAQVATISANSDSEIGNMIAEAMEKVGQDGVITVEEAKGISDELDVVEGMQFDRGYLSPYFITNSEKMIAEIENPFILLFDQKISNLKDLLPVLEQIQKTNRPLLIIAEDVEGEALATLVVNKLRGILNISAVKAPGFGDRRKAMLQDIAILTGGQVISEEIGRTLESANLADLGQASRVVIDKDNTTIVDGIGDSAAVQARINEIKTQIEATTSEYDKEKLQERLAKLSGGVAVIKVGAATETEMKEKKDRVDDALSATKAAVEEGIVIGGGAALIRAASKVQLDLEGDQKIGYEIILRAVKAPVKQIAANAGFDTGVVVNGIETAASENVGFNAATGEYVDMFEAGIIDPLKVERVALTNATSVSSLLLTTEATIHEIPEEKPAAPDMGGMGGMGGMPGMM; this is encoded by the coding sequence ATGGCAAAAGAGATTCATTTTTCGGATGAAGCACGCAATACTCTCGCCGCAGGCGTACAGAAGCTGACGGACGCGGTCAAGGTCACCATGGGACCGCGCGGACGCAACGTCCTGATCCAGAAAAGTTTCGGTTCTCCGAACATCACCAAAGACGGTGTTTCCGTCGCCCGTGAGATCGAACTGAAAGATCCGCTCGAAGACATGGGCGCGCAGCTGGTTAAGCAGGTCGCCTCCAACACGGCCGACGAGGCGGGTGACGGTACGACGACGGCGACGGTCCTTGCCAACGCCATCTTCCAGGAAGGCCTGCGCAACATCACCGCAGGCGCGAACCCGGTAGAGGTCAAGCGCGGTATGGACAAGGCGACCGAAGCGATCCTCGCCGAGCTCAAAGCCATCTCCAAATCCATCAAGGACAAAACAGAGATCGCCCAGGTGGCGACGATCTCCGCGAACTCCGACAGCGAAATCGGCAACATGATCGCCGAAGCGATGGAAAAAGTCGGTCAGGACGGTGTTATTACCGTTGAAGAGGCAAAGGGTATCAGTGATGAACTCGACGTCGTCGAGGGGATGCAGTTCGACCGCGGCTATCTCAGTCCCTACTTCATCACCAACAGCGAGAAGATGATCGCGGAGATCGAAAACCCGTTCATCCTGCTCTTCGACCAGAAGATCAGCAACCTCAAAGACCTGCTTCCGGTCCTCGAGCAGATTCAGAAAACGAACCGTCCGCTGCTCATCATCGCGGAAGACGTCGAAGGCGAAGCGCTGGCGACTCTCGTTGTCAACAAACTGCGCGGCATTCTCAACATCTCCGCGGTTAAAGCACCGGGCTTCGGTGACCGCCGCAAGGCGATGCTGCAGGATATCGCTATTCTCACCGGCGGCCAGGTGATCTCCGAGGAGATCGGACGCACGCTGGAGTCCGCGAACCTTGCCGACCTCGGCCAGGCGTCCCGCGTCGTCATCGACAAGGACAACACGACCATCGTCGACGGTATCGGCGACAGCGCGGCGGTCCAGGCGCGTATCAACGAGATCAAGACGCAGATCGAAGCGACGACCTCCGAGTACGACAAAGAGAAGCTCCAGGAACGCCTGGCGAAGCTCTCCGGCGGTGTGGCGGTTATCAAAGTCGGTGCCGCGACAGAGACGGAAATGAAAGAGAAGAAAGACCGCGTCGACGATGCCCTTTCCGCGACGAAAGCCGCCGTGGAAGAGGGGATCGTTATCGGGGGCGGTGCTGCGCTGATCCGTGCCGCGTCCAAGGTGCAGCTCGACCTCGAAGGCGACCAGAAGATCGGCTACGAGATCATCCTGCGCGCCGTTAAAGCACCGGTCAAGCAGATTGCTGCCAATGCGGGCTTTGACACGGGCGTCGTCGTCAACGGTATCGAGACGGCTGCGAGCGAGAACGTCGGCTTTAATGCGGCAACAGGCGAGTATGTCGACATGTTCGAAGCGGGCATCATCGACCCGCTCAAAGTCGAGCGCGTCGCCCTGACAAACGCGACTTCCGTCTCCAGCCTCCTGCTGACGACGGAAGCGACGATCCACGAGATCCCGGAAGAGAAGCCGGCCGCACCGGATATGGGCGGCATGGGCGGCATGGGCGGTATGCCGGGTATGATGTGA
- the groES gene encoding co-chaperone GroES has translation MNFQPLGNRVLVERVEDAQTTASGIIIPDNAKEKPSQGKIVAIGGDVETITVGDTVVFGKYSGNELSLDGQEYLIMDADDIFGIIK, from the coding sequence ATGAACTTTCAACCACTTGGTAACCGTGTGCTTGTCGAGCGCGTGGAAGACGCTCAGACCACCGCTTCGGGGATTATCATCCCGGACAACGCAAAAGAGAAACCTTCCCAGGGCAAGATCGTAGCAATAGGCGGCGACGTGGAGACCATTACTGTCGGCGATACTGTTGTCTTTGGCAAGTATTCCGGTAACGAGCTCTCGCTTGACGGTCAGGAGTATCTCATCATGGATGCAGACGACATTTTTGGAATTATCAAATAA
- a CDS encoding response regulator, which translates to MNECSILIVEDEAIVAFDLAGILEKLGYKVTGYLSEFDEVVRQIQKELPDLVLMDINLNASYDGIDMAEFLLEKYNIPVLYITANSDECTVERAAKTQPLGYILKPFCENDIRTNLQLAQYKLNRQKKYQPVSNLFHLGEGYSFDRASEKLYHCNVTVPLGKNELQLLLLLIDANGGTVTFEMIENLIYQDNPISTSTVRTLIYRLRTKLNCSCIETVSGIGCKISLE; encoded by the coding sequence ATGAATGAGTGCTCGATCCTAATCGTAGAAGATGAAGCTATTGTTGCGTTTGACCTCGCAGGGATTTTAGAAAAATTGGGATACAAGGTCACCGGTTACCTGTCAGAATTCGATGAAGTTGTTCGGCAAATCCAAAAAGAGCTACCGGACCTTGTTTTGATGGATATCAATCTTAATGCGTCGTATGACGGTATAGATATGGCCGAATTTTTACTTGAAAAGTACAATATCCCTGTTCTTTATATTACTGCCAATAGTGATGAATGTACCGTCGAGCGTGCAGCGAAGACACAACCGTTAGGATATATTCTCAAACCGTTCTGTGAGAATGATATCAGAACGAATTTGCAATTGGCGCAATACAAACTTAATAGACAAAAAAAGTATCAACCCGTTTCCAACTTGTTTCATCTAGGAGAAGGATACTCTTTTGACAGGGCAAGTGAAAAGCTCTACCACTGCAACGTAACTGTTCCCCTGGGGAAGAATGAATTGCAACTGCTTTTGCTTCTCATTGATGCCAACGGGGGGACAGTGACCTTCGAAATGATCGAAAATCTCATTTATCAAGACAATCCAATAAGCACATCGACTGTCCGGACACTTATATACCGGCTGCGTACAAAACTTAATTGCTCATGCATTGAAACGGTGTCGGGTATAGGCTGCAAAATCAGTCTAGAATGA